A genome region from Candidatus Methanoperedens sp. includes the following:
- a CDS encoding YjbQ family protein — protein sequence MDIQTTTQTELIDITDRVRTAVRESGVKDGICVISTRHSTGSIIINENERGLRNDILEMLENLVLENKSYAHNQIDNNAHAHLRAVLLGMSETIPVEDGHPVLGTWQSIFFVELDGPRKRTVNIKIMES from the coding sequence ATGGATATTCAAACCACAACACAAACAGAATTGATCGATATAACTGACCGGGTTCGTACAGCAGTACGGGAAAGTGGGGTAAAGGATGGTATTTGCGTCATCTCCACGCGCCACAGCACAGGCAGTATAATAATCAACGAGAACGAACGCGGGCTCAGGAATGATATATTGGAGATGTTAGAAAACCTTGTTCTGGAAAACAAAAGCTACGCCCATAACCAGATAGATAATAATGCACACGCACACCTGCGTGCCGTGCTTCTGGGAATGAGCGAAACAATCCCGGTCGAAGATGGGCATCCTGTGCTTGGCACATGGCAAAGCATTTTCTTCGTCGAACTTGACGGCCCCCGCAAGCGCACTGTAAATATAAAAATAATGGAAAGCTAG
- a CDS encoding dTMP kinase produces MVPKGKLITLEGIDGTGKSSIANMLKNKFPEVVFTREPTHNWIGKAVKTSIESDTDPLAELFLFVADHAEHIARVIKPAIEEGKNVISDRYSDSRYAYQGATLSNIFDDAMEFVIGIHKGWTIIPDLTILFTIDPAIAVTRCGVRGEKTKFEKIEFLKTVQGNFLKLAEREPERFVIIDAGDELASVECQVESVIKKFLNNE; encoded by the coding sequence ATGGTACCAAAAGGAAAATTAATCACTCTTGAAGGGATTGACGGCACAGGAAAATCAAGTATTGCAAATATGCTTAAAAATAAATTTCCAGAAGTTGTTTTCACACGGGAACCCACTCATAACTGGATTGGAAAAGCAGTGAAAACATCGATTGAATCTGATACTGACCCTCTTGCGGAACTTTTCCTGTTTGTGGCAGACCATGCCGAACATATTGCCAGGGTAATAAAACCTGCTATTGAAGAAGGAAAGAACGTAATATCAGACCGATATTCTGACAGCAGGTATGCATATCAGGGTGCAACTCTATCTAATATTTTCGATGATGCGATGGAATTTGTTATAGGTATCCACAAAGGCTGGACAATCATTCCCGATCTGACCATTCTTTTCACTATCGATCCAGCCATTGCTGTAACAAGATGCGGTGTTCGCGGAGAAAAAACAAAATTCGAAAAGATTGAGTTCTTAAAGACAGTTCAGGGAAATTTTCTAAAACTTGCAGAAAGAGAACCTGAAAGGTTTGTGATAATAGATGCCGGAGATGAACTCGCATCTGTTGAATGTCAGGTTGAGTCTGTTATTAAGAAATTCCTGAATAATGAATAA
- a CDS encoding methionine adenosyltransferase: MARNIRVEKITQTPIEKQEIEIVERKGVGHPDSMADGFAESVSRALCNEYIKKCGTILHHNTDQVEVVAGRSCPECRGGELISPIYVLLVGRATKEFKDTKIATDTTAIRAAKNYLKTTLPDIDSEHDIIIDCKLGTGSTDLQSVFNRRKAPMANDTSFGVGHAPFSEVENIVYNTERQMVLNFKKDLPAIGTDIKVMGMRKNEKITLTVACAMIGKHIDDNSHYFNIKDELRDKICDLAEEYTDREVEVFINTGDDEKTGSIYLTVTGTSAEMGDDGSVGRGNRCNGLITPNRPMSMEATSGKNPINHVGKLYNLLSNQIAKDIAANVPGIEDAYIRILSQIGHPIDEPLIASAQIIPQDGANMKAIKSESEVIIDKWLNDITKITDMTTRGELETF, translated from the coding sequence ATGGCAAGAAACATTCGCGTGGAAAAAATCACACAGACTCCAATTGAAAAACAGGAGATTGAAATAGTAGAACGAAAAGGTGTAGGGCACCCGGACAGCATGGCTGACGGTTTTGCAGAATCGGTAAGCAGGGCGCTTTGCAATGAATATATCAAAAAATGCGGCACAATCCTTCATCATAATACAGACCAGGTCGAGGTCGTAGCCGGGCGTTCCTGCCCTGAATGCCGGGGCGGGGAATTGATCTCACCTATCTATGTATTGCTTGTTGGAAGGGCAACAAAAGAATTTAAAGATACAAAAATAGCCACAGATACCACAGCAATAAGAGCTGCAAAGAATTATCTTAAAACCACTCTTCCTGATATTGATTCGGAACATGATATTATCATAGATTGTAAACTTGGTACGGGCTCAACAGACCTCCAGAGTGTTTTTAATCGCAGGAAAGCGCCAATGGCCAACGATACATCTTTTGGTGTAGGCCATGCCCCGTTTTCAGAAGTGGAGAATATAGTTTATAATACCGAACGCCAGATGGTCTTGAATTTCAAGAAGGATCTTCCCGCCATCGGAACAGACATCAAGGTCATGGGTATGAGGAAGAATGAAAAAATAACCCTCACAGTAGCATGCGCCATGATAGGCAAACATATTGATGACAATTCACATTACTTCAATATAAAGGATGAACTCCGCGACAAAATATGCGACCTTGCTGAAGAATATACCGACCGCGAGGTAGAAGTCTTCATAAATACGGGTGATGATGAAAAAACAGGCTCGATTTACCTGACAGTTACAGGAACTTCTGCTGAAATGGGTGACGATGGCTCAGTCGGGCGCGGCAACAGGTGCAACGGCCTGATCACGCCCAACAGGCCCATGAGCATGGAAGCCACAAGCGGGAAGAATCCAATAAACCATGTAGGAAAACTATACAACCTTCTTTCTAACCAGATTGCCAAGGATATTGCAGCAAATGTCCCTGGCATCGAAGATGCGTATATCAGGATTCTTTCCCAGATCGGTCATCCGATCGATGAGCCATTGATCGCAAGCGCCCAGATAATACCGCAGGATGGCGCCAATATGAAAGCCATCAAATCCGAGTCTGAAGTTATAATTGATAAATGGCTCAACGATATTACAAAGATCACCGATATGACTACAAGGGGAGAGCTGGAAACTTTCTAG
- a CDS encoding segregation/condensation protein A encodes MTEGEDKVIPEEDILGEPIEILVNLAKNGEIDPWNINIVELTDKFLKMVDNIEKMDLRVSGRTLLYASILLRMKSNALVEVEEPQEEIDIESDNFEISDYPVPSMPLRRYSKRPVTLEELLTELKKAEAFEKKRLNRVDNKKDEIRATLEDVLSVAHEEDIESRIGKMRLILNELLEKQKSIKFSELSSPLDRAGMLMAYLAILFLATRKEIWIEQEEFFGEIFISRVAS; translated from the coding sequence ATGACTGAAGGAGAGGATAAGGTAATTCCGGAAGAGGATATACTCGGAGAACCAATTGAGATCCTGGTAAATCTTGCCAAAAATGGTGAAATCGACCCCTGGAATATCAACATCGTTGAACTTACGGACAAATTCTTAAAGATGGTAGACAATATTGAGAAAATGGATCTTCGCGTTTCGGGGCGAACTCTCCTTTACGCTTCGATATTGCTGCGCATGAAATCAAATGCACTGGTTGAAGTGGAAGAGCCTCAGGAGGAGATAGATATTGAGTCGGATAATTTTGAAATAAGCGATTATCCTGTACCTTCCATGCCCCTTCGCCGTTATTCGAAAAGACCGGTGACGCTTGAAGAATTACTGACTGAGCTAAAGAAGGCAGAAGCATTTGAAAAAAAGAGGCTTAATCGGGTTGACAATAAAAAAGATGAGATCAGGGCTACTCTTGAGGATGTTCTTTCAGTGGCCCACGAAGAAGATATAGAAAGCAGGATTGGGAAGATGAGATTAATATTAAATGAATTATTGGAAAAACAAAAATCTATTAAATTTTCGGAACTGTCCTCTCCCCTTGACAGGGCAGGGATGTTAATGGCTTATCTTGCGATTTTATTCCTTGCTACAAGAAAGGAGATATGGATTGAACAGGAAGAATTCTTTGGTGAAATTTTCATAAGCAGGGTGGCATCATGA
- a CDS encoding 4-demethylwyosine synthase TYW1: MKEMTSLPETTKTLLKKHGYHLAGTHSAVKTCLWLNKSIRNTGACYKSKFYGMTSHRCIQMTPTLVCNHRCLHCWRAVEVPVEVPPVWDSPEDIVKGVFNEHRRLVSGYGGSEFMDKTRWKEAFSPKHVAISLSGEPTMYPYLPELIKEFHKNDLTTFVVTNGTIPDMVKKIKPTQLYISLNAPDENTYEKACSPIGNSWENIKQSLEILKRPGTRTAIRITLTKGVNMVDPRGYARLIELARPDYVELKAYMHLGFSRKRLSQDNMPSHEEVLGFSKQVAQALEYCIADDSSGSRVVLLSKDGRKQNI, encoded by the coding sequence ATGAAAGAAATGACTTCTTTACCGGAAACTACAAAAACGCTCCTTAAAAAACATGGTTATCACCTTGCTGGAACCCACAGCGCTGTGAAAACATGCCTGTGGCTCAACAAAAGTATCCGTAATACGGGAGCATGTTATAAATCAAAGTTCTATGGGATGACATCCCACAGGTGTATACAGATGACTCCCACGCTTGTCTGCAACCACAGGTGCCTTCACTGCTGGCGGGCGGTCGAAGTACCAGTAGAAGTACCCCCTGTATGGGATTCGCCCGAAGATATTGTAAAGGGAGTTTTTAATGAACACCGCAGGCTTGTTTCAGGTTATGGCGGTTCGGAATTCATGGATAAAACAAGGTGGAAAGAGGCATTTTCCCCGAAACACGTAGCAATTTCGTTATCAGGCGAGCCAACAATGTATCCCTATCTTCCTGAATTGATAAAAGAGTTCCATAAAAATGATCTGACCACTTTTGTGGTCACAAACGGCACGATCCCTGACATGGTAAAAAAAATAAAACCCACGCAGCTTTATATAAGCCTTAATGCGCCGGATGAAAATACATATGAAAAAGCATGTTCCCCAATCGGGAATAGCTGGGAAAACATAAAGCAGTCTCTTGAAATCCTGAAGCGTCCGGGCACAAGGACGGCCATCAGGATAACCCTGACAAAAGGAGTGAATATGGTGGACCCGAGAGGTTACGCGCGGCTTATAGAACTTGCCCGGCCTGATTATGTAGAATTGAAAGCATATATGCATCTTGGTTTTTCAAGAAAGCGGCTTTCTCAGGATAATATGCCTTCACATGAGGAGGTTCTTGGTTTTTCAAAACAGGTTGCACAGGCGCTTGAATATTGTATTGCAGATGATTCGAGTGGAAGCCGGGTAGTGCTGCTATCGAAGGATGGCAGGAAACAAAATATATAA